The window TCCTTCTTGATGTGTTTGAGATCATCAGTTGTGTTGAGCAGAGTAGCTGCACAGTTCCATACAGGGATCAGGCCTGTTCCACTACAGTTCTACTCCACATTATGACAAGAAGCACTCAACTAAGTAAAGACAAACAAGAGTCTATCATTACGGAGACAGGGAGGTCAGTCCATCCGGGACATTTCAACAACTTTAAATGAGTCCTCACATGCAGTCAAACGCTCTGATGAAAGTAACTTTCACGATGAGAGAAGTTCATCAGTTACCACCCAAAGAAGGGACGTGGAACCAGTGGAGATCTGACGAGGAGGTGACGGAGGTGGTGTGAGGTCTGCAGCGACAGGCCTTTCCTCTGGTCTGCTCTTGGTGGACCAGCATTTGTATTTCAACAAGACGATGACCtcaaacacacctgcaggcTCTGTGAGGGTTATTTGACCAAGAAGGAGAGTGTTGGAGTGCTGCGTCACATGACACGGCCTCCACCGTCACCCACCTAACCCCATTGAGAGGGTCGGGGGGGAGTTGGACCGCACAGTGGAGGCCAAGCAGCCAAGTGCTCAGCACCTCTGGAACTCCTTCAAGACCGGTGGAGAACCTTTCCCCCCTCCCAAGAGAGTcttcagtttgttttttcacatttacaGACCACGCCCCCACCAGCAGACAGAGGCCGCACGTCGGATGTTTATgtccgtcgcccccccccccctcccgatgAAACATCAATACTATCATTTCAATACATAGGAGACCGCCCTGGGAAGCCGCAGGATGACATACAGACCCAGAAAACTAAATAAAGGTTAAACTAGATAAAGGTTTTATATATAGTGATCTGTTTAGGAGGGTTCACTGTAGCAGTGACACAGTACCAACAGGCACACGGGGGTCTCGTCATACCTTCACCTGCTTCTTCTTGATGAGTGGTCGCACTTTTGCAAAGTCATAGAGCTCAACATCTTCCTCCAGCCACACCTGCATGAGGAAGACAGCGTTTCAACCACCCCGTCACATCGGGTAGCACACACTGTATACACacagtgtttgattcatatGGAGAACAGTGGCTTCTATGAAAACTATTTCatcaagtttatttatttaaacacacgCATGGCACATTATCCAGTCCTAGTTAAGATTATTAATTAGACAAGTGAAGAAATAAAGAGCTAGTAGCCTAGTAGTTCTTAAATCAGGAGAGACAGCATTTGATGTTGAAGCTTTAGACCACTTAAAATCTGTGATTGGTCGGCCATGTGGACCAGAACCGGATACAGATACAGGATCAAATGTGGGGTGAGTACCATGCACCTGTGGTCAAACACTCTCCTGCACCCTGTAGTTCATTGACAGTGCTTCATTAAGTGTATTTTGTTGTTATTGGTCTCACCGGAGTGTGTGGAGGCCTTCGCTGGAACACCAAACCAAACATGAGCGTTCTGTGCCAATCTACGCTGTAGCGTTTACTGGGTGAACCCGCGCAGAAGAAATAGTCCTCTAGCTAACAGATGTTCTGCTGCAGCGCAACAAATATCACTACAAGGATTCCTCTCAAAACCCCTCATGCAGTTATTGATTTATAAAAGGAGGCGAAGGAAGCACCTGGTTCTTGATGCCGTCGTCTCCTGAGAGATCTGTGGTGTTGAGCTGAAGAACCATAAACTGGAAAATTCGGCCGTTGGTCCCCACTGCCTGTACCGTTATGGGCCGATCTAGTACGTGCCGGGGCTgggtctgacacacacacacacacacacacacacacacacacacacacacgcgcacagtaTAAGAGGtaggaagagagcgagagaggaggatCATTAACAGGTTGAACACTGTATGTACACAGACTATATAGGCGGATCCCCGGTGTTTAACGCTCACCCCATAGGCTTTGTGTGCACGGACCAGAGCGTTTCCAAAGGTGAACATGAGCATCTTGGCTCTGAACTGCTCAGGCCGGAGCTTACAGCGGGCATCGGCTCCCTCCAGGAAGTACAGCGTGTGGGCGTGGGGATAAGGGTAGTCACCCCTGAAACCTGATTGGATCAGACGTCATTAGCAAAAGGAGCACTGAGACGCAGCCTCAGGGTGACGGGCGCAGACAGACTGACCGGTGCAGTTCGGCTCATCTTTGTACACGTGGACTTTCTGCAGGTCAATGGTCGGGGAGACAGGGTACAAAGCTTCCAGGACATGATCTGCCGTGTCGGCAACTTCCTGTTTCCCAGAAACCTCTGGAAGAGGATCCATGCAGTTATGCAGCAAACCATTCTGACCCCTGATCTGGAACACGTCCTCACCTGGTGTTCAAACATGGAATGAAAATGGTCTGTTAGTGTTATGGAGGCCTCGAGAGAGAAACAATATTCTGACCCAAGTACTGTTCTCTCCCGTTTGCTTAATACTAAACAACGAATGAAATTCTTTCGAAGTGACAACcacttgtttgttgttgtaattctCATTGTGGCCACAAGAGGCCAAACTGCCCCACATTCTACATGGAAAAGATTTACGTTTTAATTCTCCATCCACCTCAAACAAAAGGTTCATATTTTGTGTGTAAGCAGGTCATGTCAGTAAAAACCCAGCTGGAAAAACCCGAGGTAGCAGCACACTTCAGCCACTTGAGGCCAAaagatgtagaacacaaactcaTCTTTGTGCTCCCCAGAGAATACGTCCCAACGACTTAACGACTAAAAAGTGATTGTGAAATGTGCACAGGGGATTTGACGTTGTGGGAATAAAGGTTAGCTGAGCTACATTCTGTTCAGTGAGTTACCAATGCGCTACCACGgccctaaacacaacatgtGTCCATCGTCAttgtaaacaatgttttttgCAGAGATTAACATTAGTTAAAGTGTCGCCAAAATGACCATCGATCAACCCATTTGGCACCTTAGTTCTGCTCTTCACAATAAGATATCCTACTTTAATTCCTCCAAATAGTGCAAAGAAGCTCCTTCATCATCGCCCGGAGGTTCTTACTACTTTTCTCTCAGTAACTTTCCTGTAGTAATCAGACATACACAACATTTGACACCGAGACTCGTTGACATGTATGAATTAACTTTACTTAGGTTTCATGGCAATTGCCAAAAAAGAAACAGCGTCACGCCGCAACCGGGTCAGAGCAATGCGGGTCAGGTGATCTAGGACGCCGTATTACCTCTTTTCCATGTGGCTGCCAAAGAGTATTTCTCGGAAAAGATCCTCCTTCCGATCGCTGGGTGGCTGGACTGTAGAGTTGCACACAGGTGGAGTAGGTTGAGGAGAAGAGTGTTGCTGAgatgggaacacacacacacacacacacacacacacacacacacacacacacacacacacacacacacacacacacacacacacacacacacggcggtgagccaaagaaagaaatggagccACCACCCCCACCATGAGTCAGACCTGTGCTTTCCTCCAACAGAAGACAGCTCACACTGACCGTACGTAGTGTTGTACTGAAATGCATCCCTGATAAACAGTATTTGAGGCTAGTTGCTTTGTATTTCAAACATGCTACATGTGCCCCAGCTTGTAGGGGGCAAAAGTCATTCTGCAGATCATGTTCACAGAGCCAAACCATTACCTGCATTCATCAAGACTATCCCCAAAAATTCCCAGTGAGTGatctacctgagcagagaatgGAGTATCTCCCCCTCTGACGTTATCAGAGCTTCTCCGTGCTTTGTTCACATTGCTGGCCGTGGATGTCTGCTTTTAAGACCATGTTAGTGTATGATAATGTGCCCCCCCCGTATCCCGGTTTTAAAAACGGGAACTGGTTCTATAGAAGCAAAACCCAGAGAATTGATGTGTTATTATTTTACAGAGAGACACATACAAGGGAGATGATATCAGATATCCACCGCAACACTGCAGCCGCCATCGCAGCGagataaaaataactttttatatTGCTGCTTAAGACTGTTTACATACAAGGTGTATCCAATAATAAAGGACATCTTTCTCTTAATTAAGCGTAAAAAGTAGCGTTATGAATATCGATATGGGAGCGAACCGCTAAGCAGAACCAAGTACTGTCACTAAGTATTAATCCAACTAGCCAGGTAAATGCTGCATCTGTTGGCACTGCTAGCGCTGTTGCCACTGTTATCTTCTAGTTGCCGTAAGGAAAGACTTGTGGAGGCAGTATTCATTCTGTGACTGTGAATGATTTCACTAATTCAGTATCCACGcaaacacaaatgtgaagcACTAATTGTTAATCTCCACAACACAACCCTGTgaacgtgtgtgagtgtgtgtgtgactctacCTGTACTTCTCTTTGCCCGGTCGCTCCTGCGTTGTGTCCCAGAAGCGGGCGTGTTTGATGGCGTTCTGCACGCGTTCATCCTGATCTGGTATTTGATTGGCAGGATTCTCTGTCAACGAGAGGAGCTGAGGCGGCAGATGGGGAATCAGTTTCGTCTTGGTCAACCACAGAGCCTGACGCACGCCTGACAAGGAGAGAGATAAAGATTTGAAAGACATGAGGCGTGACAAATAATAGCTCGGGTCCACATGGAGAGCTCTGTTGAGCATGGAGCCGTTCCAATCGAATGAACCGCACTGCCTCTGCCACGGAACTCACATTGTGAAGGTTATCATCTTACTCATTTATAACGTTCACTTCAGTCAAATTATCGACAGACGATCCGTTCAAGGTGACGCCTTTAATTCGGAACTCTAGGTGGTTAAAAGAATCATAATCATTATATATCTTGAAAGTAAACTCTGAATGTGAAACGTCTCTGACAGATTCAGAGTACAATGAGATGAAATAGTATTAATTCATAATGTTCACGTCATAACAGAATAACGACGGATGCTTTTAGCCGGGGGACGCAGGCAGCAGGCCCATTGCCTTACATTACAAAAGGGGTCACGGGGGTCGGGGACGTAATGTGGAGGAGTGCATTGCTGAGGCACAGGCCGAGCGGATTCAGAAACAAGCACAGTCAGGAGAGATTTTAATAATCAAACATATACATTAAGACAGTGGTTGCTATTCCTGAACATTCATTCACAGGCATCGATCAAGGCTCATCTGCCAAAGAGTAGAAGCGCTTCAAAATGAAACTAAACTTACTTACTTAAAATGAGTTTAATGGATTCTTGCTCGTCTGCATAGGTGCACCCCTCTGAGGTCAGTGGGATGTTCATGAATGTAACAGGAATACGCATAAAATATATCGATGCATATCGAATATCCTCCGTGCAGCGCTTTAACTACTTCAGACCCCCACTGATGCTCCTTTGAGATGTCGTGCCCGTGACGTCACATTGGCGTGCTACAGGTGGGGTGACGTTACCTTCCAGGGCGCTGGTCCTCTGGTTGAACACGTAGCACGGGGTCTCTTTGAAGAGCGGCATCTCGTGGGCCGGAGGAGACTCGTAGTACCGCGGGTCCTTGTAGTCCCTCTCCCAACGGGGGCCGACGGGCTTCGTCAGGCCCGGCACGAAGTGCATCCTGTCCGCGTAGGTGACCATCTCCAGCCCGGGGATGTCCACCCTCTCCCGGGGCTTGCGCGGTGGGGGGACCTTCGCCGCCAGCGGGCGGCTGATGCCGAAGTGTCTCCTGGCTCCTCCATGCGAGGACAACCGGCTCAACTCCTTCAACAAAACCGTCTGAGAGGAGAGCTGAGCCGCCGCTTTCAAACACCGAGTCTTTTCTAGCAGCATGTCCCCTCCTGCTGTTGTTCTTGATGAGTTGTTCTGGGTTTTAGGCGCTAATTGTGACCTCAGTCAGAGAGTGAAGCGGGCGCCGCCATGTTGgatcttctgcttcttcttcttgttttctgACTGCGGTTTGAATCGAGCTCTACCGCCGCCCCGCGCTCCGGAGGCCGCATCGTCGCCTCTTGGGGGTCTTTGTCTCATACTTTTTACCCTCGGATTTGAACGTCTGCCACGCTTTGTCACGAGACAATGTCATTTTCAAATGCATTTACTGTTTTACGTCAAATAGCTcaaatgagaaaatgtagtatttaatgtaataaaacataCGTGTGCCGTCCTccttgtttatgttttttttttacatttccatgCTTTCACTGGTTATCCCGTTTTAAGGTCATATTGCAATGTCTTGTGCGTAATCCCCTTGGTCAGCATCCGTGGCTGACTTACGGAAAGGGTTCATGAAGGGCACAAAATGTCGGCCTAAGAGCCTGAAACACTTGGCGGGACAGAACCACATCTACGGAGTCGGGCGGAATGCGCCTCAAACTGCTTTGGTCCGTAAATATGGAGGTTGGGATTGGGCCATTAATTCCGCTTCTctaagcaaaaccaaaagaaGATCAAGTCTGGTCTGCATGACAGCTGCATTCAAGTTTCCATGTTAAACGTATGAAAATACTTAAGCAGGTGGGCAAAACACAGCATTGAACCCCCTTAAAAGACCCCTCAGATCACCAGGTAGCATTAATATATGACTTGTTGGATTTATGAATCATTATTACCTAGTATAAAATGGGTAGATCAGTCACAGTTTAAACTAGGTGAGCTCTGTTGATGAGCGCTACCTACTAGTAAGTAATATTAGACTATAGGCTTGGATGTTTTTGTCTCGTTATTTGTACATACATCTTTGGAATGTTGACTGTCGGGTTTTTGTGACTGGTCTCTTTAAACTCCAAAacactttattaaaagaaaacacaagttgAGGCAAGTAGGCCCAAGCGCAGGGAAAACGTCTGTGCACCGGAGGGCAGTCTGACGCCAGCCGACTGGCAGAACATGATAGTTGGTTCCTGTGAATGTAGTTATGTCACTAAATATTGCAgctgcaaggaattgtgggactgAATTATCTTCTTTCGTAAAGGATAGTCCAGtattaataaagtaaaaaagtacGTCCACAGCCCCATCGCCATGTGTGACTCCACTTACATGTGGAGTCCTTCCACTTCCAAGGCTCTAATCACCAACCAGAACCTGAAACCATGGAATAAAATGTGTCATTACGACAAgtacatgttggtgtgtccTCGGGCAAGACACTAAACAACATTGCTTGTGTAGCTGTGACAATGGTGTGTGAATGTTGGTTGCTTATGACCTGGTGTCAACATGTATGGTAgttcctgtcatcagtgtatgaacgGGTGTGAATGGGCGAATGTTGACATGTAGCGCTATAGAGCTTTTAGTTGTTAGAAGACTAAAAAAGACGTAGAAGTACGGTCCATTTACCATTATAAAAAGTGCTATGATGTCATTAGGAATATaacttatttttaataacaaaaaatgtttcatattaatgagttccatatttttttcaatcacAAATTGCTGcctcatttatatattttacagaATGTATTCACCAAACATCATGTCCAGTTAGTCCTAGGTTTTTGTTACTGtcacgggatgagggtggaaggcaggactcagacgcagacttgcgggaaacaaaagactttaataggaaccgggaggaaaaccagcaggcaacatgtgagacgaaagacaatgacgcgacaagtcacacaggagacacactgcttaaatacacaagggaggtgcaggtgattggacacaggtggaaactattagaggaacacaggggatgacgagacaaggcaggaagtgaagttacccagggacacgagtggcagaaaactacaaaataagacaggaagtgaaccacaccgtgacagtacccccccctcaagggccgacttccaggcggctcacactagagcgaaacaaggggagggggggagggaaccccgagacgttggtcggaccacccgggaaactctggcgggcggcccggcgggcggccagacgagcggggagcctctgggggtcggcccggcgggcggccagacgagcaaggagcctctgggggtcggcccggcgggcggtccttTCGCCGGTTCCGGAGCGGTGAccacagggcacggaacgtctcaggaatggcaggctctgagaaacgggaaacgtccggggtagttgtcgtcgtcggcagctcggggacacgggaaacctccgtagcgaggtccagctcggggacacgggaaacctctgtagcgaggtccagctcggggacacgggaaacctccgtagcgaggtccagctcggggacacgggaaacctccgtagcgaggtccagctcggggacacgggaaacctccgtagcgaggtccagctcggggacacgggaaacctccgtagcgaggtccagctcggggacacggaacacctccgtagcgaggtccagctcggggacacggaacacctccgtagcgaggtccagctcggggacacggaacacctccgtagcgaggtccagctcggggacacggaacacctccgcagtctgctccagctcggggacacggaacacctccgcagtctgctccagctcggggacacggaacacctccgcagtctgctccagctcggggacacggaacacctccgcagtctgctccagctcggggacacggaacacctccgcagtctgctccagctcggggacacggaacacctccgcagtctgctccagctcggggacacggaacacctccgcagtctgctccagctcggggacacggaacaactccccagtctgctccagctcggggacacggaacaactccccagtctgctccagctcggggacatggaacaactccgtagtctgcggcggctcagccccccccataacccaccccgtagcccccccctcaagggccggatcccagacggccctcaaatcaccaacgggagggtgggagaggaccatgggatgggagggagggagcctgagtctcggagcggggactgggggcgtcgggggcatggagcgtggggccggtactggtcgggtcgggggcatggagcgtggggccggtactggtcgggtcgggggcatggagcgtggggccggtactggtcgggtcgggggcatggagcgtggggccggtactggtcgggggcatggagcgtggggccggtactggtcgggtcgggggcatggagcgtgggcccggtactggtcgggtcgggggcatggagcgtggggccggtactggtcgggtcgggggcatggagcgtggggccggtactggtcgggtcgggggcatggagcgtggggccggaactggtcgggtcgggggcatggagcgtggggccggaactggtcgggtcgggggcatggagcgtggggccggaactggtcgggtcgggggcatgggtgagagtcggggcggcccagcgggaacgggagatcgctgcggcggcccagcgggaacgggagatcgctgcggcggcccagcgggaacgggagatcgctgcggcggcccagcgggaacgggagatcgctgcggcggcccagcgggaacgggagatcgctgcggccgcccagcgggaacgggagatcgttgcggcggcccagcgggaacgggagatcgcttcttccgcttgctcctcctagggttaaggaggtccctgagctcgaggcaggcgagctgatagctcctgggaccaaaaacacagtttgttttccgctgccagaagggactccttacgtccaggtagtccggaccgtagtctggcagtgggtctgctgagcccttctttggtcgcgtcattctgtcacgggatgagggtggaaggcaggactcagacgcagacttgcgggaaacaaaagactttaataggaaccgggaggaaaaccagcaggcaacatgtgagacgaaagacaatgacgcgacaagtcacacaggagacacactgcttaaatacacaagggaggtgcaggtgattggacacaggtggaaactattagaggaacacaggggatgacgagacaaggcaggaagtgaagttacccagggacacgagtggcagaaaactacaaaataagacaggaagtgaaccacaccgtgacagttacTATGTATAATCATttatgaaattattttaaatgccaTTCTTGCTGTGAATTATACAATTAAAATCATTGGTCAAGCTGTTACCGTTCAGGGGCATCTAACGTTCTACTGGCCCTGAGTCCAGAGCTCGGGTGGGTAGCATCAGCCACCTGGGTCATGCAGCTGCAGTGTCTGCCTTTGTGGCAGGGTCGGTATAGGATTAAGATCACATTGGGGAGGATGGAGGTGATTGACAG is drawn from Gasterosteus aculeatus chromosome 3, fGasAcu3.hap1.1, whole genome shotgun sequence and contains these coding sequences:
- the mrpl37 gene encoding large ribosomal subunit protein mL37 encodes the protein MLLEKTRCLKAAAQLSSQTVLLKELSRLSSHGGARRHFGISRPLAAKVPPPRKPRERVDIPGLEMVTYADRMHFVPGLTKPVGPRWERDYKDPRYYESPPAHEMPLFKETPCYVFNQRTSALEGVRQALWLTKTKLIPHLPPQLLSLTENPANQIPDQDERVQNAIKHARFWDTTQERPGKEKYSNTLLLNLLHLCATLQSSHPAIGRRIFSEKYSLAATWKRGEDVFQIRGQNGLLHNCMDPLPEVSGKQEVADTADHVLEALYPVSPTIDLQKVHVYKDEPNCTGFRGDYPYPHAHTLYFLEGADARCKLRPEQFRAKMLMFTFGNALVRAHKAYGTQPRHVLDRPITVQAVGTNGRIFQFMVLQLNTTDLSGDDGIKNQVWLEEDVELYDFAKVRPLIKKKQVKVPAGLTGYKPEVFSKFLALYLHGAV